Proteins from one Ranitomeya variabilis isolate aRanVar5 chromosome 1, aRanVar5.hap1, whole genome shotgun sequence genomic window:
- the LOC143792974 gene encoding uncharacterized protein LOC143792974, with protein sequence MADRRHADTGVTRRLWDEVCRNLFPRRESLHPQQQSKLVGKIRKRWRSLRDRFKREFNDEMKAPSGSAGRKRSKYKYGQALSFLRRTMLSRVTFSSHRAPASSSAPSGAIPPESATEGHVGRPHTSVPSSDPSVPSSDPSTSSAPSSGALLQASLLASDAEQLAFPLPHPSDPATSTPPLGSWRQRQRGQERSYAPEFLHLNASFQGSFKILGEQVTAGFNMVQSRISETSRETSSRLDRLHSAVSPDPANLFFQSMLMSMEKLSFEQQMRVMNTCHNAALQAINELTHTPPHTSTPIPPQAPFPHHTPHYQTQPQYPHQHHYQTQLQSPHQHHYQTPRQSHYPTQSQYPTQSPQQSRPPDQITSPMFSLLNFSLPPTPTPPPSGQPLGLTPPSTAPQTSRVSPPIDVVQPSCPSSSHISTQHFENL encoded by the exons atggctgaccgcaggcatgctgataccggtgtcacccgtcggctctgggacgaagtgtgtcgcaacctgtttccaaggcgggagagccttcatcctcagcagcagagcaaactag ttggaaagattaggaagcggtggcggtcactgagggatcgctttaagagggaattcaacgatgagatgaaggccccgagtggctctgcaggaaggaagaggagcaaatataaatatggccaggccctctccttcctgaggcgaaccatgctaagcagagt caccttctccagccaccgggcgcctgcatcttcctctgcgccctctggagcgatccctcctgagtccgccactgagggccacgtcggtaggccccacacctctgtcccctcctctgacccctctgtcccctcctctgacccctctacttcatccgccccaagcagtggagcattattgcaggcttcattgctcgcatctgatgctgaacagttagcgttccctttaccccacccctctgatcctgccacctcgacaccaccattaggttcgtggcggcagcgacagaggggtcaggaaaggagttatgctcctgagttcttacacctgaatgcatccttccaaggctctttcaaaattttgggagagcaagtgactgctggtttcaacatggtgcagtcacgcatcagtgaaacaagccgtgaaaccagcagtcgcttggataggctgcattcagctgtaagtcccgatccggccaatctttttttccaatccatgctcatgagcatggagaagctttcttttgagcaacagatgcgggtaatgaatacctgccataatgctgcactgcaggccattaatgaattgacccacacacctccccacacctccactccaattccaccccaggccccatttccacaccataccccccattaccaaacccagccccaatacccacaccagcaccattaccaaacccagctccaatccccacaccagcaccattaccaaaccccacgccagtcccactaccctacccagtcacaatacccgacccagtccccacaacaatcccggcccccagaccaaattacttccccaatgttttccttactcaacttttctcttccccctaccccaacaccacccccctctggtcagcctcttggtttaacccccccttccactgcaccccaaacaagtagggtttccccacctatcgacgtggtccaaccttcctgcccctcctcctctcatatctccacccaacactttgaaaatttgtaa